One Embleya scabrispora DNA segment encodes these proteins:
- a CDS encoding class I SAM-dependent methyltransferase, producing the protein MAGPVTDPEGPDKAWWEPDGGFFGDLYREADDSLRTFFGDRTRLNDRTVVEADGVTRLCGLTANSRLLDCPCGYGRHSVELARRGLDVVGVDINPGFLEAARREAADADVAAHFVEGDMRELPDVAPVDAVINMFYSFGFFTPEEDLAVLRGFHAVLKPTGRLLMHTMVTIPALTEGRIPAEERRLLASGRHLVSRRRLDADTRREVGQWAIVDDEGTEQPMTPYDVRIYAPDEFTDLCREAGFASTTCYGGWDGAPYEDASPNLIVIADR; encoded by the coding sequence ATGGCGGGGCCGGTCACGGATCCGGAAGGGCCGGACAAGGCGTGGTGGGAGCCGGACGGCGGCTTCTTCGGGGACCTGTACCGGGAGGCCGACGACTCCCTCCGCACGTTCTTCGGAGACCGGACACGGCTGAACGATCGTACGGTCGTCGAGGCGGACGGCGTCACCCGCCTGTGCGGTCTGACCGCCAACTCGCGGCTGTTGGACTGTCCGTGCGGTTACGGTCGCCACAGCGTCGAACTCGCCCGGCGCGGCCTGGACGTGGTCGGCGTCGACATCAACCCCGGCTTCCTCGAAGCGGCCCGGCGCGAGGCCGCGGACGCCGACGTCGCGGCCCACTTCGTCGAGGGCGACATGCGGGAGTTGCCGGACGTGGCACCGGTCGACGCGGTGATCAACATGTTCTACTCCTTCGGGTTCTTCACCCCCGAGGAGGACCTGGCGGTACTTCGCGGCTTCCACGCCGTGTTGAAGCCGACCGGACGTCTGCTGATGCACACGATGGTCACCATCCCCGCGTTGACCGAAGGTCGGATCCCGGCCGAGGAACGACGCCTACTCGCCAGCGGACGCCATCTGGTCTCGCGCCGCCGCCTCGACGCGGACACCCGCCGGGAAGTCGGCCAATGGGCGATCGTCGACGACGAGGGCACCGAACAACCCATGACGCCCTACGACGTGCGGATCTACGCCCCCGACGAGTTCACCGACCTGTGCCGCGAGGCCGGTTTCGCGTCGACCACCTGTTACGGCGGCTGGGATGGCGCACCCTACGAGGACGCGTCCCCCAACCTGATCGTCATCGCAGACCGGTGA